From one Mustela nigripes isolate SB6536 chromosome 16, MUSNIG.SB6536, whole genome shotgun sequence genomic stretch:
- the TSR1 gene encoding pre-rRNA-processing protein TSR1 homolog, with amino-acid sequence MAAHRSGPLKQQNKAHKGGRHRGRGSAQRDGKGRLPLKTLSKKVRKELSRVDQRHRASQLRKQKKEAVLAEKRQLGCKDGPPHQVLVVPLHDRISLPEAFRLLQDKDTGTVHLNEWGSTHSFMLLCPRLKHRWFFTSARPGDLHTVLDMAKVADTILFLLDPLEGWDNTGDYCLSCLFAQGLPTYALAVQGVSGLPPRKQIDGRRKLTKTVEKRFPDDKLLLLDTQQEADMLLRQLANQKQRHLAFRDRRAYLFAHAADFVPSEENNLVGTLKISGYVRGQALNVNSLLHIIGQGDFQMKQIDAPLDPFPLNPRVIKSQKDPSMAMEICTPDAVADMEEDLKVLMKADPDKQESLQTEVIPDPMEGEQTWPTEEELNEANDFLKKSPRLVKKVPKGTSSYQAEWILDEDGESGGEDESDDMEHEDFIEEESQDEGSEKEEEEEYETMTVGESVRDDLYDENVNDEAEEKMLEKYKQERLQEMFPDEVDTPRDVAARIRFQKYRGLKSFRTSPWDPKENLPQDYARIFQFQNFTNTRKRIFKEIEGKEVEGAEVGWYVTLHVSKVPVSVYEYFKRGAPLIAFSLLPHEQKMSVLNMVVSRHSGHTEPVKAKEELIFHCGFRRFRASPLFSQHTSADKHKFQRFLTADMALVVTVYGPITFPPASVLLFKQNSNGMHSLIATGYLLSVDPDRMVIKRIVLSGHPFKIFTKMAVVRYMFFNREDVLWFKPVELRTKWGRRGHIKEPLGTHGHMKCSFDGKLKSQDTVLMNLYKRVFPKWTYDPYVPEPVPWMKKEISLAVPEMDME; translated from the exons ATGGCGGCTCACCGTTCTGGGCCGCTGAAGCAGCAGAATAAAGCTCATAAGGGCGGGCGCCATCGGGGTCGGGGATCCGCGCAGCGGGACGGCAAGG GTCGTCTACCGCTGAAAACCCTAAGCAAAAAGGTGAGGAAAGAGCTCAGCAGAGTGGACCAGAGGCATCGCGCGAGCCAACTCCGAAAGCAGAAGAAGGAGGCG GTTCTGGCAGAGAAGAGACagctgggctgcaaggatggtcCTCCTCATCAGGTACTGGTGGTGCCCCTGCATGACAGGATTTCCCTGCCAGAGGCCTTTCGGTTGCTTCAGGATAAGGACACCGGAACAGTACACTTGAATGAATGGGGAAGCACCCATAGCTTTATGCTGTTATGCCCCCGCTTGAAACATCGGTGGTTTTTCACATCTGCAAGGCCAG GAGATCTGCACACTGTTTTAGACATGGCCAAAGTCGCGGATACCATCCTTTTCCTCCTTGATCCACTAGAAGGCTGGGACAACACTGGGGATTACTGcctttcctgcctctttgctCAGGGCCTTCCCACGTATG CACTAGCTGTCCAGGGTGTTTCTGGCCTCCCACCAAGGAAACAAATAGATGGCAGAAGGAAGCTAACTAAAACAGTAGAGAAGCGTTTTCCTGATGACAAACTTCTCCTGTTAGACACTCAACAGGAGGCAGATATGCTGCTCCGGCAGTTGGCTAACCAAAAGCAACGGCATCTTGCCTTTCGAGATAGACGGGCATACCTGTTTGCTCATGCTGCTGACTTTGTGCCGAGTGAAGAAAATAACTTGGTGGGCACTTTGAAAATCTCAGGCTATGTTCGTGGGCAGGCTCTGAATGTAAATAGCTTGTTGCATATCATTGGACAGGGTGATTTCCAGATGAAACAGATAGATGCCCCTCTGGACCCTTTCCCTTTAAATCCTAGAGTGATCAAATCCCAAAAGGACCCAAGCATGGCAATGGAG atttgcACTCCAGATGCTGTAGCTGATATGGAGGAAGACCTTAAGGTCCTAATGAAGGCAGACCCTGATAAACAAGAGTCTTTGCAAACAGAGGTTATCCCAGATCCAATGGAGGGGGAGCAGACCTGGCCCACAGAGGAGGAGCTGAATGAGGCAAATG ACTTCTTGAAGAAAAGTCCCAGGTTGGTAAAGAAAGTTCCCAAAGGGACATCCAGTTACCAAGCTGAATGGATTTTGGATGAGGATGGTGAAAGTGGTGGGGAAGATGAATCTGATGATATGGAACATGAGGATTTTATTGAAGAGGAATCTCAG GATGAGGGCagtgaaaaggaagaggaggaggaatatGAAACTATGACTGTGGGAGAGTCTGTGCGTGATGATCTATATGATGAGAATGTGAATGATGAGGCTGAGGAAAAAATGTTGGAGAAATATAAACAAGAAAGACTGCAAGAGATGTTTCCAGATGAAGTAGATACTCCCCGTGATGTGGCTGCAAGAATTCG ATTTCAGAAATACAGAGGCCTCAAGAGCTTCCGGACATCTCCATGGGATCCTAAGGAAAACCTTCCTCAAGATTATGCTCGGATCTTTCAGTTTCAGAACTTCACTAATACTAGGAAacgcatttttaaagaaattgagggaaaAGAGGTTGAAGGAGCTGAG GTTGGCTGGTATGTCACACTTCATGTCTCTAAAGTCCCTGTCTCAGTGTATGAGTACTTTAAGCGAGGAGCACCCTTGATTGCATTTTCTTTACTACCTCATGAACAGAAG ATGTCAGTACTGAATATGGTGGTGAGCCGGCACTCTGGCCACACTGAACCTGTGAAAGCCAAAGAGGAGCTCATCTTCCACTGTGGGTTCAGGCGCTTCCGAGCCTCACCTTTATTCTCTCAGCACACTTCAG CGGATAAACATAAATTTCAGAGATTCCTGACTGCTGATATGGCCTTGGTGGTGACAGTGTATGGCCCAATCACGTTTCCTCCTGCATCTGTGCTGCTTTTCAAACAGAATAGCAACG GAATGCACAGCCTCATTGCCACAGGCTATCTATTGTCAGTGGATCCAGACAGAATGGTCATCAAGAGAATTGTTTTGAGCGGTCATCCTTTCAAAATTTTTACTAAGATGGCAGTAGTGCGTTACATGTTCTTCAACAGAG AGGATGTGTTATGGTTTAAACCAGTGGAACTGAGAACAAAGTGGGGCCGCAGGGGACACATCAAGGAACCTTTGG GTACTCATGGCCACATGAAGTGCAGTTTTGATGGGAAGCTAAAATCTCAGGACACAGTACTGATGAACCTCTATAAACGAGTTTTCCCCAAGTGGACTTATGATCCATATGTACCAGAACCAGTACCGTGGATGAAAAAGGAGATTTCTTTAGCAGTGCCTGAAATGGACATGGAGTAA